DNA from Chitinophaga pendula:
GACGTTGTTGCTGGTATTGCCATTTCTGTGGGCGCTGGCGGTACGCCGGCTCAGCAGTGAAGCAGCGGGTAATATGTGGAAGCAGCAGAAGTTCCGCGGACCGTTGTTATTGTTATATATATCGCGTATTGCGTTGGGGGTGTTCCTGGTAGGGTTCCTGCTGGACCGGTTCTTTTCCACGCCGGTGGCGTTGGTGGTGACGGCGGTGATCATTGTGTTGCTGTTATTGTTTTCGGGCAGGATACAGGCTTTCTATGGCCGTATTGAGGCGCGGTTCCTGACGAATTTTAACGAGCGGGAGGCTTCTAATAAGGCAGCGGTGTTGGCGCCCTGGGATGCGCATCTGGCGGAGATTACGATGCAGGCGGATTCGCCGGGGTTAGGATTGACGCTGGAGGAGTTGGCTTTGCGGGAGCGGTATGGTATCAACATTGCGTTGATACGGCGTGGCGACCTGTTGCTGACGGCGCCGGGTAAGTGGGAGCGATTGTATCCCGGAGATTTGCTGACGGTGATCGGTACGGATGAGCAGCTGGAGAAATTCAGTCGTCATATAGAGCCGGATGCGCCACATACTTTAGCAGGGGAGGATGAAGATGAGGTAGAATTGCGTCAGTTCCTGGTGAAGAAGGTATCTCCTTTTGTGGGTAAGAACATCCGGGAGGCCGGGTTGCGGGAGCAGACGAAGGGTATTGTGCTGGGGATAGAGCGGAGTGGTGTACGTATGTTGAACCCGGAGTCGACGACGTTGCTGGAGGAAGGGGATATAGTATGGATTGCGGGTAACAGTAAGAAGTTACAATCTTTTTTAAAGCAGAATCATGAAGTGAAGTGATAGCCGTAAGGCGGTCTGTATACCTATAAGTAAGGCCTACCCGTGTTGGGTAGGCCTTTTCAGTTGAAGCAAGGTTATGATTACTTCCATTCGAGGGAAGTGGAGAATCTCTCTGCGCCGGTGTTATATACTACGCGTACCGGGTATTTCCTGGCATTGTAGGTATATGTATAGGTGCCGGTCTGTTGTTTGCCGGTGGCGATGGTAGTCAGTGTTTCTGACGTAATATTATTGGCCGACATGTTGGTCGGAGCGATATCGGTGATGAATGCCATGCCTGGTATTTGCAGGTGGGCATTTGGTTTACTGTCGTAGGTATAATCTACGGCAGATACCAGTTTGAAATCTGCCTGGGTGCTGGTGCGGCCCAGGTTTTCCATGCGGGTGACGTTACCTTTCTGGTCCCAGGTGTACTGTTGACAGTTCTGGCTGGCGAACTGGCCGTTGGTAGCCTGTTTAGCGAAGTAGTATTTAGCGATGACCTGTCCGTTGGTGTTGTATACCAGCGAGTCGTAGCTGTTTACCTGTTCGCCGAGGAGGTATTGTACCTGGCTGATACGGTTGCTGCCGGATTCGTATTGAAGGCGGGAGAAGGGGCGTTCGGAGCCGTTTTCTTCTGTCTCGCTGATACGGGTGCCGGTCAGGCGGCCGTTTTCGTATACCGGAATGCGGGCGGTTGTATAGTCGCCGAATTCGCTTTTATTGGTGATCAGCAATTGCTGTACGGTGTTGTCCATGTTGTAGTGGATACGTGTGTTACCACCGGCGGAGCTGATCTTTTGTAATAATACCGGTTTATCGCCGGTGCGGAACGCGCTGAAAAGCACGCCTGCGGCTACAGCCGCTACAGGAATTGCCCTGCGGATTTTCTTCAGGTTGGACATAGATTACGATTGAGAATAATAATGCCTTTTTTGAGCTGTTGATCTGAATAGCGCCTGTCGTTTGTTTAAAATCAATGCGAAGTTACAGGGGATCACATTCTCTTCAATAGCATTTTTGTTATTTGCTTGTTATTATACAGGTTCATACATATATGGGAAAGTAAATTATTGTGAAAATGGCGCTATTGGTGTTGCTTTCCTTTGCCTGTGGCGGATTTACAGGTATAGTTAGTGTATACGGAATGAATGTCAGATTAACACGAAAGGGGGACGGAAACGTTTGTGTAGGTGGTGGATACTATCAGGCAGGGGGATTTGAGACAGTTAAAAAAGTATCAGTTTAGGGGGTTGAATGCCCTTTTTCGGGGTAAATGAAGGGGATTTTTGCCAGATATGTGCTGGCCGGGTATATTAAAGGAATGTTATAGGAGAACTATAGGAATGATAAGGGATAGGTGGACTTGAAGCGCTATCCCTTTGTGGTAGTGGGTTTGGGTGGATTTGGTAATAAATGTGCAAACGCTTGAGCCGGCGTGAATATATACTTTTTTCTCTTTTTGGAAGGGATGTGTGGGGAGGGAGCAAGAAAAGCCGGCGGGAAGCGGAAGGCTTCCTGCCGGTGAGATGGTGGCCCGGTGTGGGGCATTGATGTGACAGTTTTGGCTCAAACCGTTGTCTGACTATAGGAGGCAGGTGATAGGCCGCCTGTTCCCTCCGTGGACGCAGACGCGTCCTTTTTCGGCATTTCGTGGTACAGGGATAGGAGGGTGTGTGTATAGCTGCAAAGTAACGGCGGCTGGCGTTGACCGGCAATCCAGATTTAGTAATCGGAGGGTGGGCGGCGATGGTGAGTGTGTACGGGCGGATAAGCGGGAAGCAGGTGGTCAGGATAAGTACCTGTACAGCAAGGCATAAAGAGTCCGGAAGTCGATGGGTTTGGTCAGGTATTCGCTGGCGCCGGCGTTCATGGCGGCGGTGATGGCATCGGTGAAGGCATCGCCGGAGGAAGCGAATACGGGGATGTGTTGCAGGGCGGGATTTGCTTTGAGATGTTTTAGTGTGTCGATGCCGCCCATTTCGGGCATATGCATATCGAGGAGGATGATATCGGGCAGGACGGTGGCGGCTTTGCGGAGGCCTTCCAGGCCGTTGCCGGCGAAGGCGATTTCGCAACCGATGTTCTGGAAGAAACGTCCCATTACGATCTGGTTGAGGCGATTGTCTTCTATCAGGAGTACTTTTTTATGCGGGAGAGGGGCGAAGTCGAGTAGTTGATCGCCGGTATCGCCAACATTTTCGGGAGCGGCGGTGAGGGGCAGTTGTACCTGGAAGCATGCGCCTTTTCCTGGTTCGCTGTCTACAGAGATCTTTCCCTGTAATACGCTGGTGAGGCGTTTGGTGATGGGTAGTCCCAGGCCGGTGCCGCTGAGGAAAGTGGCGGTTTCTTTGACGAAGGGGTCGAATATCTTATCCAGTTTTTCGCGGCTGATGCCACTACCTTTATCGGTGACGGTGAGGTACCAGTGGTGGATATCGGCGTGGATACGGAGGTGTACGCTGGTATGTGGGGCGGTGAACTTGATGGCGTTGGAGAGGAGGTTGTTGACGATCTGGGTGAGGATGATACGATCGCCGAGGATGATGGCGGGAACGGTATCATCTACTTCCAGCACGAGTCGTACGGCGCGGGTGTTGCTGATATACTGGTAGGTATTGCAGATGTTGCTGATCCATTCACGGATGCGTAATGAGGTCTCATGGATCTGCGCTTTTTTGCCTGCTTCGATGCTGGCCAGCTCGAGGGAGTTGTTGATGATCTCCAGGGTATTGTGATTGGCGGCGTAGAGGTCTTGTATGAGGGCTGCCTGATGGGCGGGGATATTGTTTTTGATGCTATCCATGAGCAGCAGTTGGCTGATGCCGTACATACCATTGAGGGGATTTCTGATCTCATGGCATATTTCGCGGACAAATACGCTTTTGGCTTCGTTGGCATTTTCTGCATCGCGGGTGCGGTCGCGTACCAGTTCTTCGAGGTTTTCGCTGTATACTTTCATGGTATACAGGAGGGAGTCGTTGTACCGGACATAAAAATAGATGATCAGTGCATTGACGGCGATGATGCAGCTGGTGGTGATCCACCGGATGACGAAGATGAGGTGTCTGTCGGTGGTGATGGGGGTGATGATCTCAGTATAGAAATTGATTTCGAGGAGAAGGATGGTCAGTACGGTGATACCGATGCACCAGATGCGCATGTTGCCTTTAAAGACGAGGAGGGCGGTGCCGCCGAGGAATACGGCCAGCAGTTGCACTTCTGTCAATGCGCCGAAAAGGATGCCGAAGCAGATGGCGGAGCCATTGTAGAGCAGGTGCATGCAGACGGCGGCGGCGCGGGGGTGACGCCGGGCGTTGAGCCAGATGACACCTGCAAATCCGAGTGCTTCGAAATAGGCGGGGAACAATATATTAAGATTACCTGCGACAAGGGCGATGGCGGTACCGAAGACCAAGCACAGGGCGAATGTGAAGAGGCTCAGGGTGTTGACGATGATGATACGGCGTGCATCTTCGTCGCTGGTGCGGGATATACCGGCCAGGCGTAATCGGGTCAACCCATCTTTCCATATCATAGTATGGGATGAGGCTTTTTGGGGCATCACATTGCTGTTAAGCATGAAACGGGCTTTGAGGTCCGGATGATTAGTTAGTTCTGTTTGTTTAGCATTCCTATTAGTAAATACGTTTTTATGCGCATTCCGGATGTTGAGGAGTTGTTGTTGTGTTTGCTCTGCTACCAGCTGGCATCGGGGCATGTGGTTTGTAGGAATAGCAGTGGATGCACATTAAAACTATGAGTTATGAAAACAAGTACCGTTAATCAATCTGACCGGACGCCACGGCAGGGGCCATCACATAAGCCGATGCCGGAGATCCGGGATCATCTGGACAGCCGTAAAAATGAGGAGTGGATGGATAAGGCAGATGACGTCACCCATCCGGAGAAGGAGAAAAAGAGTGAGCGCAAGCGTGTAAAACACGGCAAATAGTGTATATAGCCTTACACCCCGGTAGCAGGCAGGAGTAGGCCAGTTGCCGGGGTTTATTTTCCCATTTAAAAAGCAGCGTATGTTGACGAATCTTGTGATAGTGGGAATCGCGTTACTGTTGGTGATTATATACGTGATATGGCCTTACCGGAAGGATAAGGACCGTATGCGCAGATAATATGATTACAGTTCGAATTCGCTGAGCTGGCCGAGGAGTGTTTTCCGCAGTTTCTGTTCCAGGGTGCGGATATTACTTGGCTTCGTAAAGTAACCACTGGCGCCCAGTTGTTGGGTTTCTTTTTTATCCTGTACTTCCGAGGAGGTCGTATAGATGATAACGGGAATATCCTGCAGGTCTTCCTGTTTTTTTATTTCCTGGAGGAATTGTTTGCCATTGATGCGGGGCATATTGAGGTCCAGGAATATGATATCCGGACGAAGTCCGTTTTCCAGTTGAGTCAGGGCATCTTCTCCGTTGGATGCGGTATTACAGGTGAGGGCCTGATCGATATCTTTCAGCACCTCAGAAAAGATGGTGCGGTCATCGATGTCATCATCTACCAGTAAAACAGAACTAAATTTGTAATCAGAATGCATAATTGTTCGCAAAGCCCCACAAAAATAAAGGATAAAATGAAATATTGAGATGCCCCGTTAAATTGTCCGAATATATAAATAAATACTGCATATGATCAGACTGGTGTATTTTTCCTTATAATAAAAGGGATATACTGGTTGGATTTTGTAAATTGGCCTTTTATACCAGAACAGGGGCAGATGAATCAATATTTTAAGCGTTTACCACTCAGGAGCAAGTTATTTATTATAGCTATAGTCCCTTTGGCCTGTCTGCTGTATTTTGCAACCCAGACCCTATATCGCCAGACCCAGGAGATCGCTGTAATAGACCGTTTATTAAAGCAAGTGGACCGTTCGGTGGCCATTCTACGATTGGTAGATGAGCTGCAACAGGAGCGGCGTAGTGCCGTGTTGTTCATTATGCACGGGAAGGATCCGGATGGGGTGTTATTGCAACAATCGAAAACGGACGCATTTATAGCAGGGTTGCAACAGAATTATGGCGCCAGCCTGGGCCGTTTTGAGTCTTATACGATGCTGAACACGCTTTCCCAACGGCGTGCAGCGATTCGCAAGCGTGAGTTGTCTCAAAACGAGGTGATCAATTACTACACCAATGTTATTTCCCGTTTACAATCCTTATCTGTTACTGATGTGCCCGAATTGGAGCCGTTGGAGGATATCCGCCAGCAGTTGCTCGGGCAGCAGTTGCTGACGGAGATGGCGACTAACCTGGGGATCGTGCGGATGGATCTCTACTATCTGATCATGAAAGGGGAGAGCTGGCCCAGCGAGATTGGCGGGGTGATGAATCATTATGAGCTTTTCCATTCGTTGACAGCGGAGTTTAAGGAGAAAGCGGCGGTGCAGGATATTAAAGAATATGAGCGCCGGCTGGCCAGCGACAGTGTACGGCCTATTATTGCCTATATAGACAATGTGATCCGTCAGCGTACGATTGATACGACGAAGCTATCGCCTGAAGTGTGGTGGCGGACTTCTGCCGATGCGGTAGACAATATCAAAACGCTGCAGCGGCAGATGGTCAAAACGGTGATTGAAAAGGCCCGTGAAGTACATCAACGTGAGCTGAACACCCGTAACCGTAACCTGGTGATCGTGGTGTTGATCATATTTATCGTGATCTGGATCGTATTCTATACTATCCGGACGATCTCTGATATTCTGGGAGAGTTGAGAGTTGCGGCTGAACAGATAGCTGATGGGGTGACGGGGCTGAAACTGGATATTACTTCCAAGGATGCGATCGGTAGTCTGGGGCGTTCGCTGAAACGTATCGACCATGCCAACAGTGCGCTGGCAGCGGCGGCGGTGTCGATAGGGAGAGGCGACTTCAGTGTGCTGGTGAATCCGCGTAGTGAGCGGGATGAACTTGGCACTGCGGTGATGCAGATGAAAGAGGACCTGCAGCAGCTACGCTGGCAGAATGAGCAGAAGATATGGATACAGACGGGTATTAGCCGGATCAACGGCACTTTGCTGGAGGATCGGGAGCTGGCGAAATTGTGTGAGGATGCCATGCGGGAGCTGGTAGACTACCTGCACGCTCAAACGGCTGCATTTTATGTGACGCAGCGGAAGGCTTTACACCTGACGGCCAGTTATGCTTTACCGGCTTCCCGGCCGGCGCCGGTGATGGTGATGGAGGGTACTACGCTGGCCGGCCAGGTGATGGTAAGCCGGGAGCCATTATACCTCGAACATAAAACTCCGGCACATTTACAGGTGGAGAGTGCGTTGATGCATACGGCACCGTCTTACCTGCTGGTATTACCTTTAGTGTATGCGGGCACGGTAGAGGGAGTAGTAGAAATAGCGGCTTTACAGCCATTCCCATCGGCGATGATGGAGTATGCGGTGGAAGCCGGGGAGAACATAGCGGTGGCGATCCGCTCGGCGAAGAGCCGGGATCGTCAGCAGGAGTTGCTGGAAGAGACGCAGTCGCAGGCGGAAGAGTTGCAGACGCAGCATACGGAAATGGAGAACCTGAATGCGGAGCTGGAAGCTCAGACACAGAAGTTACAGGCATCCGAGGAGGAGCTGCGAGTGCAGCAGGAAGAGCTGATGCAATCGAATCATGAGCTGGAGGAACGTAGCCGTTTGCTGGAAGAGAAGAACCAGCTGATCATCGAACGTAACCTGGAAATCCAGCAGAAAGCGGAGGAGCTGGCGCTGAGCACGAAATACAAATCAGAGTTCCTGGCTAATATGTCGCATGAGCTGCGGACGCCATTGAACTCTATCCTGTTGTTGTCCAGGTTGTTGTCGGAGAATCATGAGCAGAACCTGAACAAGGACCAGGTAGAATATTCGCAGGTGATACAGAGTTCCGGTAAGGGGCTGCTGACGCTGATCGATGAGATACTGGATCTGTCGAAGATAGAGTCTGGTAAGATGGAGCTGGAGTATGGTAACCTGTACCTGGCAGAGTTATTACAGGACCTGCGGCAGTTGTTCGTGCCAATTGCAGTGGATAAAGGGCTGGAGTTGATATTGCAGGTGGATGAACGTTTGCCTGCTTATATAGAGACTGACCGGGTGCGGTTGGAGCAGGTATTGAAAAACCTGTTGTCCAATGCGTTGAAGTTTACTTCTGCGGGTCAAGTGCGTTTACATATAGTACCTAATGCACGGAAAGGAGATATGGTAGATTTTGTGGTGAAGGACAGTGGTATTGGTATTCCGGAGGATAAGCAGCAGGTGATCTTTGAGGCTTTTCAGCAGGCGGACGGTTCTACCCGTCGTAAATATGGCGGTACGGGATTAGGGTTGTCTATCAGCCGTGAGCTGACCCGATTGCTGGGAGGGGTGATCACACTGGAAAGTGAGTCAGGTACGGGTAGTACATTTACGATCAGTATACCCATGTCCAAGCTGGCGGCCAATCACCCTACGCCGGCGGCAGCCTGGGAATTACCTCCTGATATGATCACACCGGAGGCTCCTGCGACGGACCGTAATGTGCCCTCTACCTTTGTGACCAGCTTCATCCCCGAGGGAGTGGAAGACGACCGGGAGTCGATAACAGCTGATGACAAAGCGATCCTGATCATCGAAGACGACCGGGCCTTTGCGAAAGCGTTGCTGGACTTCACCCGTGAAAAGGGATATAAAGGCATTGTATCCGTACGCGGTGACGAGGGCCTGGAACTGGCCCGTCAGTATAAACCAGCTGGCATACTCTTGGATATATTATTGCCCGTAAAAGACGGCTGGCAGGTAATGGATGAATTAAAATCTGACTGGCAGACGCGGGCGATACCGGTACATATGATGTCGTCACTGGAGATGAAGAAGGAAAGCATCAGTAAGGGAGCTATCGACTTTATCACCAAGCCGATCGATCAGGAGCAGATGCAGCATCTGTTTGAAAAACTGGAGCATGTATTGAACCGTACGTCCCGCAAAGTGTTGATCGTAGAGGATAATCCGCAGCATGCGAAAGCGCTGGCTTACTTCCTGGGCACTTTCAATGTGTCGGCAGAGATCAGCAGTAACCTGCAGCAAGGGGTGAATGCCTTGCACAGCAACGAGGTAGATTGCGTGATACTGGACATGGGTATTCCCGATATGAATGCTTATCAGACATTGGAGGCTGTGAAGGCGAATGAAGGGCTGGAGAACCTGCCTGTTATTATTTTTACGGGTAAGTCGTTATCGAAACCGGAGGAGCAACGGATACGTCAGTATGCTGACAGTATCGTGATCAAGACGGCGCATTCGTATCAAAGGATGCTGGATGAGGTGTCATTGTTCCTGCACCTGGTAGAGGAGAACAATAACGGTACTTCGCAGCTGGCAGCCCGATTCAGCAAGCTGTCGGGTATGGGCGAGGTGCTGCATGATAAGAAGGTACTGATTGCCGACGATGATGTGCGTAATATCTTCTCTCTGTCGAAAGCGCTGGAGAAACATAAGATGGAGATACTGTCTGCGGTGGATGGCCGGGAGGCATTGCAACAGATGAACGATCATCCGGAGATAGACATCGTGTTAATGGATATGATGATGCCGGAGATGGACGGGTATGAAGCGATTGCTCATATCCGGAAGGATCCGCGGTTCAAATACCTGCCTATCATCGCTGTTACGGCTAAAGCGATGATGGGGGACCGGGAGAAATGTATACAGGCCGGCGCGTCGGATTATATTTCTAAACCTGTAGATGTTGACCAGCTATTATCCTTACTACGGGTATGGCTATATGACAGGACGGCGCGTAAACCCTGACCTCATTAAATTGAATATCCAAAGGAATAATGCATATATGAAAGTGCTGATCATAGATGATGATACCCGTAATATTTTTGCGTTGCGGGCGGTGTTGCGATCGAGAGGTTTTGAAATATTAACAGCTAACGGAGCTGAAGAAGGCATTCATTTACTGTTACAACAGCAGCAGCCGGTAAATGTGGTGTTGATGGACATCATGATGCCTGACATGGATGGATATGAGGCGATCGGGCGTATCAGGGCAGAGGCGGGTATTGCGCAGACCCCGGTGGTAGCTGTAACGGCGCAGGCGATGGTCGGCGACCGGGAGAAGTGCCTAGCTGCGGGGGCTAATGCGTACATTTCCAAACCCATAGATATTGATGACCTACTAAAGATACTGGCTATGTATCAATGAGCGAGATGGAAGAACTGAACTACATAAAGGACGAAGAGGTGGCCGCCTTGTTGAATGACATGATGGAGTTCTACGGGTATGATTTTACAAATTATTCGCATGCTTCCATTAAGAGAAGGATCAATCGTGTGTTTTTTAAGGATCGTTTTCCCAGTTTTGCAGAATTACGTTACCGGGTACGTACTGATCCGGCATTTTTGACTTACCTGGTGGAGGAGATTACGGTAAATGTAACGGAGATGTTCCGTGACCCTACATTTTACCAGGCATTAAGAAGTGAGGTATTGCCGGTATTGGCTACCTATCCTTTTATCCGTATCTGGCATGCCGGTTGTTCTACCGGAGAGGAAGTGTATTCGATGGCGATCATGCTGGAAGAGATGAACCTGTTGCAGAAATCTATCATTTACGCGACGGATCTCAACCAGGGCGTCCTGGAGCGGGCGCGGAAGGGATTTTTTCCGTTGTCGCAGATGCAACAGTATTCTCAGAACTATATGCTGGCTGGCGGGCAGAATGAGTTTTCCCGTTATTATTCTGCCAATTATGAATATGCCAAGTTCCGGGAGGACCTGGGTAACAAGATCATCTTTGCGGCGCATAATCTGGTGACGGACCGCTCTTTTAATGAGTTTCAGCTGATCGTGTGCCGGAATGTGCTGATCTATTTCAATAGGACTTTGCAGGACGACGTATTACAATTGTTCAGCGAGAGCCTGGACCAACTGGGATATCTGGCATTGGGGTCGAAGGAGACGTTAAAGTTCACCAGGGTGTCGCCACAATTCAAAAAGATCGAGGGTAAGGAAAAAATATGGAGGAAGATAGCTAAATGAAAGCAGACATCAGATTATTAGTCATAGGCGGATCGGCGGGTAGCTTGGATGCTATTCTGCAGATACTACCTGGGTTGGATGTGGCGCTTCCATTGTCTATCATTATCGTATTGCACCGCCGTAATGACCAGGATTCCGTATTGTCGGACCTGCTCAGCGCGAAGACAAGGCTGGAGGTCCGGGAAGTGGAAGAGAAAGACCTGCTGAAGCCGGGAGTGATCTATATTGCTCCTTCAGACTATCACCTGCTGGTAGAGCAAGATCACACCCTTACATTAGACTATTCAGAAAAGCTGCACTACAGCCGGCCGAGCATTGACATTACCTTTGCTGCGGCCGCAGATATCTATGGCGCAGCATTAGCCTGCCTGTTACTGTCCGGCGCTAACGCTGACGGTGCTGCTGCCTTACACGAGGCTGGCAAGAAAGGCGCTTTAACTATAGTACAGGACCCTGCAGATGCAGAGGTACCTTATATGCCGCAATATGCCCTGACCCTGGGCAAAGTAGCTCATGTGCTCAAGG
Protein-coding regions in this window:
- a CDS encoding ATP-binding response regulator, whose product is MPRCQLVAEQTQQQLLNIRNAHKNVFTNRNAKQTELTNHPDLKARFMLNSNVMPQKASSHTMIWKDGLTRLRLAGISRTSDEDARRIIIVNTLSLFTFALCLVFGTAIALVAGNLNILFPAYFEALGFAGVIWLNARRHPRAAAVCMHLLYNGSAICFGILFGALTEVQLLAVFLGGTALLVFKGNMRIWCIGITVLTILLLEINFYTEIITPITTDRHLIFVIRWITTSCIIAVNALIIYFYVRYNDSLLYTMKVYSENLEELVRDRTRDAENANEAKSVFVREICHEIRNPLNGMYGISQLLLMDSIKNNIPAHQAALIQDLYAANHNTLEIINNSLELASIEAGKKAQIHETSLRIREWISNICNTYQYISNTRAVRLVLEVDDTVPAIILGDRIILTQIVNNLLSNAIKFTAPHTSVHLRIHADIHHWYLTVTDKGSGISREKLDKIFDPFVKETATFLSGTGLGLPITKRLTSVLQGKISVDSEPGKGACFQVQLPLTAAPENVGDTGDQLLDFAPLPHKKVLLIEDNRLNQIVMGRFFQNIGCEIAFAGNGLEGLRKAATVLPDIILLDMHMPEMGGIDTLKHLKANPALQHIPVFASSGDAFTDAITAAMNAGASEYLTKPIDFRTLYALLYRYLS
- a CDS encoding response regulator, yielding MRTIMHSDYKFSSVLLVDDDIDDRTIFSEVLKDIDQALTCNTASNGEDALTQLENGLRPDIIFLDLNMPRINGKQFLQEIKKQEDLQDIPVIIYTTSSEVQDKKETQQLGASGYFTKPSNIRTLEQKLRKTLLGQLSEFEL
- a CDS encoding response regulator, with amino-acid sequence MACLLYFATQTLYRQTQEIAVIDRLLKQVDRSVAILRLVDELQQERRSAVLFIMHGKDPDGVLLQQSKTDAFIAGLQQNYGASLGRFESYTMLNTLSQRRAAIRKRELSQNEVINYYTNVISRLQSLSVTDVPELEPLEDIRQQLLGQQLLTEMATNLGIVRMDLYYLIMKGESWPSEIGGVMNHYELFHSLTAEFKEKAAVQDIKEYERRLASDSVRPIIAYIDNVIRQRTIDTTKLSPEVWWRTSADAVDNIKTLQRQMVKTVIEKAREVHQRELNTRNRNLVIVVLIIFIVIWIVFYTIRTISDILGELRVAAEQIADGVTGLKLDITSKDAIGSLGRSLKRIDHANSALAAAAVSIGRGDFSVLVNPRSERDELGTAVMQMKEDLQQLRWQNEQKIWIQTGISRINGTLLEDRELAKLCEDAMRELVDYLHAQTAAFYVTQRKALHLTASYALPASRPAPVMVMEGTTLAGQVMVSREPLYLEHKTPAHLQVESALMHTAPSYLLVLPLVYAGTVEGVVEIAALQPFPSAMMEYAVEAGENIAVAIRSAKSRDRQQELLEETQSQAEELQTQHTEMENLNAELEAQTQKLQASEEELRVQQEELMQSNHELEERSRLLEEKNQLIIERNLEIQQKAEELALSTKYKSEFLANMSHELRTPLNSILLLSRLLSENHEQNLNKDQVEYSQVIQSSGKGLLTLIDEILDLSKIESGKMELEYGNLYLAELLQDLRQLFVPIAVDKGLELILQVDERLPAYIETDRVRLEQVLKNLLSNALKFTSAGQVRLHIVPNARKGDMVDFVVKDSGIGIPEDKQQVIFEAFQQADGSTRRKYGGTGLGLSISRELTRLLGGVITLESESGTGSTFTISIPMSKLAANHPTPAAAWELPPDMITPEAPATDRNVPSTFVTSFIPEGVEDDRESITADDKAILIIEDDRAFAKALLDFTREKGYKGIVSVRGDEGLELARQYKPAGILLDILLPVKDGWQVMDELKSDWQTRAIPVHMMSSLEMKKESISKGAIDFITKPIDQEQMQHLFEKLEHVLNRTSRKVLIVEDNPQHAKALAYFLGTFNVSAEISSNLQQGVNALHSNEVDCVILDMGIPDMNAYQTLEAVKANEGLENLPVIIFTGKSLSKPEEQRIRQYADSIVIKTAHSYQRMLDEVSLFLHLVEENNNGTSQLAARFSKLSGMGEVLHDKKVLIADDDVRNIFSLSKALEKHKMEILSAVDGREALQQMNDHPEIDIVLMDMMMPEMDGYEAIAHIRKDPRFKYLPIIAVTAKAMMGDREKCIQAGASDYISKPVDVDQLLSLLRVWLYDRTARKP
- a CDS encoding response regulator encodes the protein MKVLIIDDDTRNIFALRAVLRSRGFEILTANGAEEGIHLLLQQQQPVNVVLMDIMMPDMDGYEAIGRIRAEAGIAQTPVVAVTAQAMVGDREKCLAAGANAYISKPIDIDDLLKILAMYQ
- a CDS encoding CheR family methyltransferase, with product MSEMEELNYIKDEEVAALLNDMMEFYGYDFTNYSHASIKRRINRVFFKDRFPSFAELRYRVRTDPAFLTYLVEEITVNVTEMFRDPTFYQALRSEVLPVLATYPFIRIWHAGCSTGEEVYSMAIMLEEMNLLQKSIIYATDLNQGVLERARKGFFPLSQMQQYSQNYMLAGGQNEFSRYYSANYEYAKFREDLGNKIIFAAHNLVTDRSFNEFQLIVCRNVLIYFNRTLQDDVLQLFSESLDQLGYLALGSKETLKFTRVSPQFKKIEGKEKIWRKIAK
- a CDS encoding chemotaxis protein CheB, with translation MKADIRLLVIGGSAGSLDAILQILPGLDVALPLSIIIVLHRRNDQDSVLSDLLSAKTRLEVREVEEKDLLKPGVIYIAPSDYHLLVEQDHTLTLDYSEKLHYSRPSIDITFAAAADIYGAALACLLLSGANADGAAALHEAGKKGALTIVQDPADAEVPYMPQYALTLGKVAHVLKAAEMAVFINSLGARKATR